A stretch of the Blastocatellia bacterium genome encodes the following:
- the moaA gene encoding GTP 3',8-cyclase MoaA, with translation MLPIYKASLTDSYNRQIKDLRISITDRCNFRCVYCMPETGVQWKDKSEILSYEELIYLAKIFVSLGVTKLRVTGGEPLLRRGVVKFIKELSKIDGLEDLALTTNAYFLPEFAEKLAAAGLKRISISIDSLKPKAFELLTKVDALARVLAGIEAAQQWHLTPIKVNMVVMRHINENEIVDFARFAREKNLIARYIEYMPLDGPGEWNKDLVVSGQEIFDKINVVYPLKPLIANHKSETAQRFGFADGVGGEIGIIAPVTQPFCGACSRIRLTADGQIRTCLFSLTEHNLRDLLRNGVSEQQIKNFIISAVLKKEVGHKINDPDFIAPERTMSCIGG, from the coding sequence ATGTTGCCAATCTACAAGGCAAGTTTGACAGATAGTTACAACAGACAAATAAAAGACTTACGTATTTCTATTACTGATCGTTGTAATTTTCGCTGTGTCTATTGTATGCCTGAAACCGGCGTTCAATGGAAAGATAAGTCAGAGATCCTTTCCTATGAGGAATTAATTTATTTAGCAAAAATCTTTGTTTCTTTAGGTGTTACTAAACTACGTGTAACAGGCGGTGAACCACTTCTTAGACGTGGTGTAGTTAAATTTATTAAGGAATTATCTAAAATTGACGGTTTAGAAGACTTAGCCTTAACAACAAATGCTTATTTTCTTCCTGAATTTGCAGAAAAATTAGCTGCTGCTGGACTAAAAAGAATTAGTATTAGTATTGATTCCTTAAAACCAAAAGCTTTTGAGTTACTTACAAAAGTTGACGCACTTGCACGAGTTTTAGCTGGAATTGAAGCAGCGCAACAATGGCATTTAACACCAATTAAAGTTAATATGGTAGTAATGCGCCATATTAATGAAAATGAAATTGTTGATTTTGCTCGTTTTGCTAGAGAAAAAAACTTAATAGCTCGATATATTGAATATATGCCTTTAGATGGGCCAGGGGAGTGGAACAAAGATTTAGTAGTTTCTGGTCAAGAAATTTTTGACAAAATTAATGTTGTTTATCCATTAAAACCATTAATTGCTAATCATAAAAGTGAAACTGCTCAGCGTTTTGGCTTTGCTGATGGCGTAGGCGGAGAAATAGGAATTATTGCACCAGTTACACAACCTTTTTGTGGTGCTTGTAGCCGGATACGCCTTACAGCAGATGGACAAATCCGAACTTGCTTATTTTCACTAACTGAACATAACTTACGCGATTTGCTAAGAAATGGTGTAAGTGAACAACAAATAAAAAATTTTATAATTAGTGCTGTACTAAAAAAAGAAGTTGGACATAAAATTAATGATCCAGATTTTATTGCCCCAGAAAGAACAATGTCTTGTATTGGTGGCTAG